From the Pseudoalteromonas tunicata genome, one window contains:
- a CDS encoding substrate-binding periplasmic protein, with protein sequence MAIYFRSARMIATLLLLFGCFFVHALGQGALGCKKTLKLGVGEPWPPFVFGGPNNFSGIDIDITRLVFSKLNYCLEFIKLPSSARGLQELKKGEIDFLNAASFNEDRATIGLYSIPYRSEAMRIFYHVKNKQKFRQQTLYDLLHQDFIGVVNLGAYYGPEFEAIVAENTFSKQITSVPSVEQRMKMLEQHHVDFVIEDIIPGRYYIQQKQKFNIEMLPIVVHDNPIYFLFSRKTISQEQVNQLNQVIMQSQADIDAVVDNYIF encoded by the coding sequence TTGGCTATTTATTTTCGCAGTGCACGCATGATTGCAACCTTATTGCTTCTTTTTGGCTGCTTTTTCGTCCACGCTTTAGGGCAAGGCGCTTTAGGCTGCAAAAAAACGTTAAAATTGGGTGTAGGTGAGCCTTGGCCTCCTTTTGTGTTCGGAGGGCCAAATAACTTTAGCGGCATTGATATTGATATTACGCGACTGGTATTTAGTAAACTGAATTATTGTCTCGAGTTTATTAAATTGCCATCTTCTGCACGAGGCTTACAAGAGTTAAAAAAAGGTGAAATTGACTTTTTAAATGCTGCAAGCTTCAACGAGGATCGCGCCACTATTGGGCTGTATTCGATACCTTATCGCTCCGAGGCTATGCGTATTTTTTATCATGTTAAAAATAAGCAAAAGTTTAGGCAGCAAACTTTATATGATTTACTCCATCAAGATTTTATAGGAGTCGTTAATTTAGGCGCTTATTATGGTCCTGAATTTGAGGCTATTGTGGCCGAAAACACATTTTCAAAACAAATTACCAGTGTACCGAGTGTTGAACAAAGAATGAAAATGCTTGAACAACACCATGTTGATTTTGTGATTGAAGATATTATTCCTGGTCGCTATTACATTCAGCAAAAACAAAAGTTTAATATCGAAATGCTCCCAATTGTAGTGCACGATAATCCGATTTATTTCTTGTTTAGTCGTAAAACGATTTCACAAGAACAAGTGAATCAATTAAATCAAGTGATCATGCAGTCACAAGCAGATATTGATGCTGTGGTTGATAATTATATTTTTTGA
- a CDS encoding ATP-dependent DNA helicase RecQ — MKSLDSQLAHYFGFNEFRQGQFETISTLLAQRSALAIFPTGSGKSLCYQLSALLLPHLTLVVSPLIALMHDQLHFLQSKGVAAASLDSTLNADESRDVMAKVQKGEIKILMVSVERFKNERFRQFLAGLKISMLVVDEAHCISEWGHNFRPDYLKLPQYREQLAIPLVLLLTATATKKVKLDMAKRFAIEPTDIIQTGFYRQNLALSVLPVLEYAKNTVLIEQIRQQRGAGIVYVTLQKTAMEVAQLLQSANVNAVAYHAGLDDEVRGHILRDFMANKIDVVVATIAFGMGVDKANIRFVIHYDLPKSIENYSQEIGRAGRDGQSSQCITLANLDGINVVENFVYGDTPEPDSIAKLIELLKTTTIQGVWELQDNPLASETNIRLLPLKTLLVQLELKGVITAKYSYFADFKYKLLVEKQQLLNQFDPERQAFLVMILSYTQFKKVWGTLDFVQLLNEPNIERERVVNALDYLHQQQLIELETKKITHVYQVNQQALADPNLVNELIRYFNEKEQAEIKRIAALVRFFQLDKCLSANLARYFDDQQAPAQCNTCSVCLGSVATLAYSSHPELPNDDILIRYLHELKQLCKSKVNQPLSDKSYARFLAGITTPLFTRLKVRQLAGFASCESIRFADLVQKVSTLQLNEF, encoded by the coding sequence ATGAAATCCCTCGACTCGCAATTAGCACATTATTTTGGTTTTAATGAATTTCGCCAAGGTCAGTTTGAAACAATAAGCACTTTGCTGGCACAGCGTTCAGCATTAGCAATTTTCCCTACCGGTTCAGGGAAATCACTTTGTTATCAACTTAGCGCATTATTATTACCTCACTTGACCTTAGTGGTTTCCCCATTAATTGCTTTAATGCACGATCAATTACATTTTTTGCAAAGTAAGGGGGTTGCTGCCGCGAGCCTAGATTCAACCCTAAACGCAGATGAAAGTCGTGACGTGATGGCTAAAGTGCAAAAAGGTGAAATCAAAATATTAATGGTCTCGGTCGAACGTTTTAAGAATGAACGATTTCGCCAGTTTTTAGCGGGATTAAAAATCTCAATGCTGGTGGTTGATGAAGCGCACTGTATTTCTGAATGGGGTCATAACTTTCGCCCTGATTACTTGAAACTTCCTCAATATCGCGAGCAATTAGCAATCCCTTTGGTTTTATTATTAACCGCAACGGCAACTAAAAAAGTAAAGCTTGATATGGCAAAGCGTTTTGCGATTGAGCCAACTGATATTATTCAAACTGGGTTTTATCGACAAAATTTAGCGCTAAGTGTATTACCAGTATTAGAATATGCTAAAAACACCGTATTAATCGAACAAATTCGACAACAACGTGGTGCAGGCATTGTGTATGTTACGTTACAAAAAACCGCCATGGAGGTTGCACAATTACTGCAATCGGCCAATGTAAATGCAGTTGCTTATCATGCTGGTTTAGATGATGAAGTTCGAGGTCATATTCTACGCGATTTTATGGCCAATAAAATAGACGTTGTGGTAGCTACTATTGCATTTGGGATGGGGGTAGATAAAGCCAATATTCGGTTTGTGATCCATTATGACTTACCTAAATCAATTGAAAACTATAGCCAAGAAATAGGCCGAGCAGGGCGTGATGGTCAATCAAGTCAATGTATTACGCTTGCTAATTTAGATGGCATTAATGTAGTTGAAAATTTTGTTTATGGCGATACACCAGAGCCAGATAGCATAGCTAAACTAATTGAATTGCTTAAAACCACGACTATTCAAGGAGTTTGGGAGCTACAAGATAATCCATTAGCCAGTGAAACCAATATTCGTCTTTTACCTCTGAAAACGCTTTTGGTTCAGTTAGAATTAAAAGGCGTCATTACAGCAAAATACTCTTATTTTGCTGATTTCAAATATAAGTTACTTGTTGAGAAACAGCAGTTGCTAAATCAGTTTGATCCCGAGCGGCAAGCTTTTCTTGTGATGATTTTAAGTTATACCCAATTTAAAAAAGTGTGGGGAACACTAGACTTTGTTCAGCTACTGAATGAGCCAAATATAGAACGGGAGCGAGTGGTGAATGCTCTTGATTATTTGCATCAACAGCAACTTATTGAACTCGAAACTAAAAAAATAACCCATGTTTATCAGGTTAATCAACAAGCTTTAGCCGATCCAAATTTGGTAAATGAGTTGATTCGTTATTTTAATGAAAAAGAGCAAGCAGAAATTAAGCGCATTGCTGCTTTAGTGCGATTTTTTCAACTCGATAAATGCTTAAGTGCTAACTTAGCGCGTTATTTTGATGATCAGCAAGCGCCAGCACAATGTAATACATGTTCGGTGTGTCTCGGTAGCGTAGCTACTTTGGCTTACTCTTCGCATCCTGAGTTACCCAATGATGACATCCTAATAAGATATTTACATGAGTTAAAACAGCTTTGTAAGAGTAAGGTTAATCAGCCACTTAGTGATAAAAGCTATGCCCGATTTTTAGCCGGGATCACAACACCGTTATTTACCCGCCTTAAAGTGAGGCAACTCGCAGGATTTGCCAGCTGTGAGTCAATCCGATTTGCAGACTTAGTACAAAAAGTTTCAACATTGCAGCTAAATGAATTTTAG
- a CDS encoding DMT family transporter, which yields MPVPLAYLAVVLIWSTTPLGIVWSSSSVSPTLAVLLRMLIALVLGAIIILLTKINLPWHRQARKLYYSSSIGIVGGMLLSYLAARYISSGMMSLMFGLTPIFSGLLAQKFLAEPKFSGIKKLALALCFVGLAIVCSDHIKLHQDSWIGLLLILTAVMFFSLSAVMVKSISLTIHPMATTVGALSVSTPIFLLAWWLFDGQLNVEHWQVKSIWAIIYLGIFGSLIGFLAYFHILQKLAASTVALITLLTPVLAMTLGAWLNNETITLKLIIGASCIMTGLAIYQFGDKWLKSNSV from the coding sequence ATGCCAGTGCCATTGGCGTACCTCGCTGTCGTACTTATTTGGTCAACCACACCTTTAGGCATAGTCTGGAGCAGTAGCTCTGTCAGCCCAACACTTGCGGTATTATTGCGTATGTTAATTGCGCTTGTTCTAGGGGCAATTATTATTTTACTAACTAAAATCAACCTACCATGGCATCGACAAGCGCGAAAACTTTATTACAGTTCTAGCATAGGTATTGTTGGGGGGATGTTATTAAGCTATTTGGCTGCTCGCTATATCAGTTCTGGCATGATGTCACTTATGTTTGGCTTGACACCTATCTTTTCAGGATTACTTGCGCAAAAGTTTCTTGCAGAACCCAAATTTAGCGGTATTAAAAAACTTGCATTAGCGCTATGTTTTGTTGGTTTAGCTATTGTGTGTAGTGATCACATTAAATTACACCAAGACAGCTGGATAGGTTTATTACTTATTTTAACTGCAGTGATGTTTTTTAGCTTAAGTGCGGTGATGGTAAAAAGCATTTCTCTAACTATTCATCCAATGGCCACCACCGTCGGCGCATTAAGTGTATCAACTCCTATATTTTTGCTCGCCTGGTGGCTATTTGATGGCCAATTGAACGTCGAGCATTGGCAAGTAAAATCAATTTGGGCGATTATTTATCTTGGCATTTTTGGTTCGTTAATTGGTTTTTTAGCCTATTTTCATATCTTACAAAAATTAGCAGCGAGTACTGTTGCCTTAATCACTTTACTTACGCCTGTACTTGCGATGACCTTAGGCGCATGGCTTAATAACGAAACCATCACGCTTAAACTTATCATAGGAGCGAGTTGTATTATGACTGGCCTTGCGATTTACCAATTTGGTGATAAATGGCTAAAGAGCAACTCTGTATAG
- a CDS encoding delta-class carbonic anhydrase — MNGFHQVKLNPNNAGISIKFLGATSGPKYSAQQYLPLKAGWSVRPPCAKGISILATWYRSNVFKKEHAHGV; from the coding sequence ATGAATGGATTTCATCAGGTAAAACTCAATCCTAACAATGCCGGTATTTCGATTAAGTTTTTAGGCGCAACTAGCGGCCCTAAATATTCCGCGCAGCAATACTTACCATTAAAAGCCGGCTGGAGTGTAAGACCTCCATGCGCAAAGGGGATATCAATATTAGCAACTTGGTATAGAAGTAATGTATTTAAAAAAGAGCATGCCCATGGGGTTTGA
- a CDS encoding delta-class carbonic anhydrase yields the protein MNLCNIHFHNNAGHKAKYFSVFAR from the coding sequence CTGAATTTATGTAATATCCATTTTCACAATAATGCTGGGCATAAAGCCAAATATTTTAGTGTTTTTGCTAGATAA
- the rimP gene encoding ribosome maturation factor RimP translates to MTKLEQDIIAMLEPAVEALGFELLGLEVVQAGRDSTLRLYIDHANGINVDNCADVSRQVSAILDVEDPITNEYNLEVSSPGLDRPLFKPEHFIKAQGEEIRLRTKLPQDGRRNFKGDLILLDGDMLTLRIDNKDVMVMLGNVEKANIIAKF, encoded by the coding sequence GTGACTAAGCTCGAGCAAGATATTATTGCAATGTTAGAGCCTGCAGTAGAAGCGTTAGGCTTTGAATTACTAGGGCTTGAAGTAGTGCAAGCAGGTCGAGATTCAACATTGCGACTGTATATTGATCATGCAAATGGAATAAATGTTGATAATTGTGCGGATGTGAGTCGTCAAGTTAGCGCTATTCTAGATGTCGAAGATCCAATTACAAATGAATATAACTTGGAAGTTTCTTCTCCTGGTTTGGACCGTCCATTATTCAAACCAGAACACTTTATAAAAGCGCAAGGCGAAGAAATTCGTTTAAGAACAAAGCTTCCGCAAGATGGCCGCCGTAATTTTAAAGGCGACCTAATTTTACTTGATGGTGATATGTTAACGCTAAGAATTGATAACAAAGACGTCATGGTCATGTTAGGCAATGTCGAAAAAGCAAACATTATCGCTAAATTTTAA
- the nusA gene encoding transcription termination factor NusA, producing MAKEILLVAEAVSNEKAVPKEKIFEALEFALATATKKKHDGDIDVRVCIDRKTGAYDTFRRWQIVEDREGGLENPYREITIEAAVYDDPNAKLGDFIEEQIESIKFDRITTQTAKQVIVQKVREAERALIVEAYQDQEGEMVTGVVKKASREAIVLDLGNNAEAVIYRDDMLPRENFRPGDRIRGLLYSVKPEARGAQLFVTRSKPEMLIELFRIEVPEIGEEMIEIRGAARDPGSRAKIAVKSNDKRIDPVGACVGMRGARVQAVSTELGGERIDIVLYDDNPAQFVINAMAPAEVASIVMDEDSRSMDIAVESDNLAQAIGRNGQNVRLASQLTGWELNVMTVDDMNKKNQEESGKAIKVFTEGLDIDEDFAQLLIDEGFSTLEEVAYVPTSEFLEIDGIDEDTVEELRARAKASLTTQALASEESLEGATPAADLLALEGLERHLAFVLASKGVVTLEDLAEQGIDELVDITELSSEKAGELIMAARNICWFGDE from the coding sequence ATGGCAAAAGAGATATTATTGGTAGCAGAAGCTGTCTCCAATGAGAAAGCGGTTCCAAAAGAAAAAATATTCGAAGCGTTAGAGTTTGCACTAGCAACAGCGACTAAGAAAAAACATGATGGCGACATCGATGTACGCGTTTGTATAGACCGTAAAACCGGTGCATATGATACTTTTCGTCGTTGGCAAATCGTTGAGGATCGCGAAGGCGGTCTTGAAAATCCTTATCGTGAAATTACAATTGAAGCAGCTGTTTACGATGACCCTAATGCTAAATTAGGTGATTTTATTGAAGAGCAAATCGAGTCAATTAAATTTGACCGTATTACGACTCAAACCGCAAAACAAGTGATCGTACAAAAAGTACGTGAAGCTGAGCGTGCATTAATCGTAGAAGCATATCAAGATCAAGAAGGCGAAATGGTCACTGGCGTGGTGAAAAAAGCCAGCCGTGAAGCGATTGTTTTAGATTTAGGTAATAATGCTGAAGCTGTGATTTATCGTGATGATATGTTACCACGCGAAAATTTCCGTCCTGGCGATCGTATTCGCGGTTTATTATATTCAGTTAAACCAGAGGCACGTGGTGCACAATTATTTGTGACTCGTTCTAAGCCTGAAATGTTAATTGAATTATTCCGCATTGAAGTACCGGAAATTGGCGAAGAAATGATTGAGATCCGTGGTGCTGCCCGTGATCCTGGTTCTCGCGCTAAAATCGCAGTAAAATCAAACGACAAGCGTATTGACCCAGTGGGTGCATGCGTTGGTATGCGTGGCGCACGTGTGCAAGCCGTATCAACTGAGCTTGGCGGTGAGCGTATTGATATCGTGCTTTATGATGATAATCCAGCGCAGTTTGTTATCAATGCGATGGCACCTGCTGAAGTTGCATCGATTGTAATGGATGAAGATTCACGTTCGATGGATATCGCTGTTGAATCTGACAATTTAGCACAAGCAATCGGTCGTAATGGTCAAAATGTTCGTTTAGCAAGTCAATTGACTGGCTGGGAATTGAACGTAATGACAGTTGATGACATGAATAAGAAAAATCAAGAAGAGTCAGGTAAAGCAATCAAAGTCTTCACTGAAGGTTTGGATATTGACGAAGATTTCGCGCAATTACTTATTGACGAAGGCTTCTCAACACTTGAAGAAGTGGCTTATGTACCAACTTCTGAGTTTTTAGAAATTGATGGTATTGATGAAGATACAGTTGAAGAGCTTCGTGCACGCGCTAAAGCATCTTTAACAACACAAGCGCTAGCTTCTGAAGAATCGCTAGAAGGTGCTACACCTGCTGCCGATTTACTAGCACTTGAAGGTCTTGAAAGACACTTAGCCTTTGTTTTAGCAAGTAAAGGTGTTGTAACACTTGAAGACCTAGCTGAGCAAGGTATTGACGAGTTAGTTGATATTACAGAACTTTCTTCTGAGAAAGCAGGCGAGCTAATTATGGCCGCACGTAATATTTGCTGGTTTGGCGACGAATAA
- the infB gene encoding translation initiation factor IF-2, with protein sequence MADVSIEKLASDIGTTVDKLVQQFAEAGINKSASSQVSESEKTELLDHLNKQHGGVGTNEPARMTLQRKSKSTLSVGGAGKGKSVQVEVRKKRTYVKKSSLEEEQQLEQAKQEAERLAKEAELKHKQQEAERQAKEAAERQAKEEAERKAAEAKRVAQEKAKNNVTTQKVDKERSAQDKLEAERLKREAEEATRQKLELEAKRVAEEARILAEQNEGRWKQEDEERKKREESSDFHLTTSTTARAAEDESDMKEEKFARRRKKKKSAEEKEPPRVGKGRKGKLKAPQSLQHGFQKPTAEVLREVRISETITVAELASRMAVKGAEVVKTMMKMGDMVTINQVIDQETAQLVAEEMGHKVVLVKENELEVNVLADRGDEGKQESRAPVVTVMGHVDHGKTSTLDYIRKAKVASGEAGGITQHIGAYHVEIGKGMITFLDTPGHAAFTSMRARGAKATDIVVLVVAADDGVMPQTIEAIQHAKAAEVPLIVAVNKMDKEGADPDRVKNELSQHGVISEEWGGDVQFVHISAKTGENIDELLNAILMQAEVLELTADHSGMASGVVIESRLDKGRGPVASILVQSGTLRQGDIVLCGFEYGRVRAMRDENGKPIESAGPSIPVEVLGLSGVPSAGDEATVVKDERKAREVALYRQGKFRDVKLARQQKSKLENMFANMTEGDVSEVNVVLKADVQGSVEAINDALLKLSTDEVKVKIVGSGVGAITETDATLAAASNAIVVGFNVRADASARKVIDSESLDLRYYSVIYNLIDEVKSAMSGMLAPEFKQQIIGLAEVRDVFKSPKIGAIAGCMVTEGNIKRNNPIRVLRDNVVIYEGELESLRRFKDDVQEVRNGMECGIGVKNYNDVRVGDQIEVFEIIEIQRTL encoded by the coding sequence ATGGCAGATGTAAGCATTGAAAAGCTAGCCAGTGACATAGGTACAACGGTTGATAAATTAGTCCAACAGTTTGCTGAAGCAGGAATAAACAAGTCTGCAAGTTCACAAGTAAGTGAGTCGGAAAAGACCGAATTACTGGATCATTTAAATAAGCAACATGGCGGAGTAGGTACAAATGAACCTGCACGCATGACTTTACAACGCAAAAGCAAAAGCACATTGAGTGTTGGCGGAGCGGGTAAAGGTAAGTCTGTTCAAGTTGAAGTACGTAAAAAACGTACTTATGTAAAGAAAAGTTCATTGGAAGAAGAGCAGCAACTTGAGCAAGCTAAACAAGAAGCGGAGCGTTTAGCAAAAGAAGCTGAACTTAAACACAAGCAACAAGAAGCAGAGCGTCAAGCGAAAGAAGCTGCAGAGCGTCAGGCAAAAGAAGAAGCTGAACGTAAAGCGGCAGAAGCAAAACGCGTTGCCCAAGAGAAAGCAAAGAATAACGTGACTACTCAAAAAGTTGACAAAGAGCGTTCGGCTCAAGATAAACTCGAGGCGGAGCGTTTGAAGCGTGAAGCTGAAGAAGCCACTCGCCAAAAACTTGAATTGGAAGCTAAACGCGTAGCTGAAGAAGCACGTATTTTGGCAGAGCAAAATGAAGGGCGTTGGAAACAAGAAGATGAAGAGCGCAAAAAGCGTGAAGAATCGTCTGACTTCCATTTAACTACATCGACTACAGCACGTGCTGCAGAAGATGAGTCTGACATGAAAGAAGAGAAATTTGCTCGTCGCCGTAAGAAGAAAAAATCGGCGGAAGAGAAAGAGCCACCACGTGTTGGTAAAGGCCGTAAAGGTAAATTAAAGGCTCCACAGTCGTTACAGCATGGTTTCCAAAAACCAACTGCAGAAGTATTACGCGAAGTACGCATCAGTGAAACAATCACAGTTGCAGAGCTTGCTTCTCGTATGGCTGTTAAAGGCGCTGAAGTTGTTAAAACAATGATGAAAATGGGTGACATGGTTACAATTAACCAAGTTATTGACCAAGAAACAGCACAATTAGTTGCTGAAGAAATGGGCCACAAAGTTGTTTTAGTGAAAGAAAATGAACTTGAAGTAAACGTTCTTGCAGATCGTGGTGACGAAGGCAAACAAGAGTCTCGTGCACCAGTAGTAACTGTAATGGGCCACGTTGACCATGGTAAAACATCAACACTTGATTACATTCGTAAAGCGAAAGTAGCGTCAGGTGAAGCGGGTGGTATCACTCAGCACATTGGTGCTTATCATGTTGAAATCGGCAAAGGAATGATTACTTTCCTTGATACTCCAGGTCACGCCGCGTTTACATCAATGCGTGCTCGTGGTGCTAAAGCGACAGATATCGTTGTTCTTGTAGTTGCAGCAGACGATGGTGTAATGCCACAAACAATCGAAGCAATCCAGCATGCAAAAGCTGCTGAAGTGCCATTAATTGTTGCTGTAAACAAAATGGACAAAGAGGGTGCAGACCCAGATCGCGTTAAAAATGAATTATCGCAACACGGTGTTATTTCTGAAGAGTGGGGCGGCGATGTTCAGTTCGTTCACATTTCAGCAAAAACCGGTGAAAACATCGATGAATTACTTAATGCAATCCTAATGCAAGCTGAAGTTTTAGAACTAACAGCTGACCATTCAGGTATGGCATCAGGTGTTGTTATTGAATCTCGTCTTGATAAAGGCCGTGGTCCAGTTGCATCTATCCTTGTTCAATCAGGTACGTTACGTCAAGGCGACATCGTTTTATGTGGTTTTGAATACGGCCGTGTTCGTGCAATGCGCGATGAGAATGGTAAGCCAATTGAATCTGCAGGCCCGTCAATTCCAGTTGAAGTATTAGGCTTGTCAGGCGTACCGTCTGCAGGTGATGAAGCAACTGTAGTTAAAGATGAGCGTAAAGCACGTGAAGTAGCATTATATCGTCAAGGTAAATTCCGTGATGTGAAACTTGCTCGTCAACAGAAATCTAAACTTGAAAACATGTTTGCTAACATGACCGAAGGTGATGTTTCTGAAGTGAACGTGGTACTTAAAGCCGACGTACAAGGTTCTGTAGAAGCAATCAACGATGCATTATTAAAACTTTCTACTGATGAAGTAAAAGTTAAAATCGTTGGTAGCGGTGTTGGTGCTATCACTGAAACTGATGCAACACTTGCTGCTGCATCAAACGCGATTGTAGTTGGCTTTAACGTTCGTGCTGATGCATCTGCACGTAAAGTGATTGACAGCGAAAGCTTAGATTTACGTTACTACAGTGTTATCTATAACTTGATTGACGAAGTTAAGTCTGCGATGTCAGGTATGTTAGCGCCAGAGTTTAAACAGCAAATCATTGGTTTAGCTGAAGTACGTGATGTATTTAAATCACCAAAAATTGGTGCCATTGCAGGTTGTATGGTGACCGAAGGTAACATTAAACGTAATAATCCAATTCGTGTATTACGTGATAACGTGGTTATCTATGAAGGTGAGCTTGAGTCATTACGTCGTTTCAAAGATGATGTACAAGAAGTGCGTAACGGCATGGAATGTGGTATCGGCGTGAAAAACTACAACGATGTTCGAGTGGGCGACCAAATCGAAGTATTCGAAATTATTGAAATTCAACGCACTCTATAA
- the rbfA gene encoding 30S ribosome-binding factor RbfA, whose amino-acid sequence MRDFSRTDRVGQQIQKEIAVILQREIKDPRLGMATVSAVEVSRDLAYAKIFVTILNTQDEDKSNESIAILNEATGFIRSLLGKRIRARIMPNLKFVLDRSLLEGMHMSNLVDKVIREDKLKRGPEASQEDEE is encoded by the coding sequence ATGAGAGATTTTTCTCGTACTGATCGCGTAGGCCAGCAAATTCAAAAAGAAATTGCAGTGATCCTACAAAGAGAAATAAAAGATCCTCGTCTAGGAATGGCAACAGTATCTGCTGTTGAGGTTTCAAGAGATTTAGCTTATGCCAAAATATTTGTAACAATCCTTAATACTCAAGACGAAGATAAATCGAATGAGAGCATTGCAATTTTAAATGAAGCTACGGGTTTTATCCGTTCTTTATTAGGCAAGCGTATCCGCGCTCGTATCATGCCTAATTTAAAATTTGTATTAGATCGTTCGTTACTAGAAGGCATGCATATGTCTAATTTAGTAGATAAAGTGATCCGCGAAGACAAGCTCAAACGTGGTCCAGAAGCGAGTCAAGAAGACGAAGAATAA
- the truB gene encoding tRNA pseudouridine(55) synthase TruB: protein MAKKPKGRPLDGIFLLDKSIGLSSNKALQQLKHLYGAQKAGHTGALDPLATGMLPICFGEATKFSQFLLDTDKTYVVRAKLGVRTTTSDSDGEVVSEKPVLITQTQLESAVAGFLGTTDQYPSMYSALKYQGQPLYKYAREGIEVPRKCRKITVFSLTLDEYDDINQEVQLTAHVSKGTYIRTIIDDLGEVLGCGAHVIMLHRSAVGHYPASQMMSLADLEAKLLAQNLAGTEAHGFLDTLLLPMDSALVALPEVIITTEQEVAFKNGQTSDMANLPEGVFRVVVAPDMRFIGIGERNELGQLKSKRGLSTHQPNDDSAVS, encoded by the coding sequence ATGGCAAAAAAACCAAAAGGCCGTCCACTTGACGGCATTTTTTTACTCGATAAATCAATAGGCCTATCATCGAATAAAGCCTTACAGCAGCTAAAGCACCTATATGGCGCACAAAAAGCTGGGCATACTGGTGCACTCGACCCTTTAGCAACAGGTATGTTGCCAATTTGTTTTGGTGAAGCGACTAAGTTCTCGCAATTTTTACTCGATACCGATAAAACTTATGTGGTTAGAGCGAAATTAGGTGTTAGAACTACTACGTCTGATTCTGACGGCGAAGTGGTATCCGAAAAGCCGGTATTAATTACGCAAACACAACTTGAAAGTGCTGTTGCAGGCTTCCTTGGTACCACTGATCAATATCCATCCATGTATTCGGCTTTAAAATATCAAGGGCAACCTTTATATAAATATGCCCGCGAAGGGATTGAAGTACCAAGAAAGTGCCGAAAAATAACGGTATTTAGCTTAACGCTTGACGAATATGATGACATCAATCAAGAAGTACAACTTACTGCACATGTGAGCAAGGGTACGTATATCCGTACTATTATCGATGATTTGGGTGAAGTTTTAGGCTGTGGTGCTCATGTGATTATGTTACATCGTAGCGCAGTTGGTCATTACCCAGCATCGCAAATGATGTCTCTGGCGGATTTAGAAGCCAAACTGTTGGCGCAAAATTTAGCGGGTACTGAAGCCCATGGCTTTTTAGATACTTTATTGTTGCCAATGGACAGTGCACTTGTTGCATTGCCAGAAGTCATTATTACGACAGAGCAAGAAGTTGCTTTTAAAAATGGCCAAACATCTGACATGGCAAATCTGCCGGAAGGTGTTTTTCGAGTTGTAGTGGCGCCTGATATGCGTTTTATTGGTATTGGTGAGCGCAATGAGCTGGGTCAGTTGAAATCGAAGCGCGGTTTATCGACTCATCAACCTAATGATGATTCGGCCGTAAGCTAA
- the rpsO gene encoding 30S ribosomal protein S15, whose product MSLSTQQKAEILAKFARAEGDTGSPEVQVALLTFDINKLQGHFADHKHDFHSRRGLLRKVSQRRKLLDYLKRKDLARYTSLIAELGLRR is encoded by the coding sequence ATGTCACTAAGTACTCAACAAAAAGCTGAAATTCTAGCTAAATTCGCACGCGCTGAAGGCGACACTGGTTCACCTGAAGTTCAAGTTGCACTTTTAACTTTCGATATCAACAAGTTACAAGGTCACTTTGCTGATCACAAGCACGATTTCCATTCTCGTCGTGGTCTATTACGCAAAGTTAGCCAACGTCGTAAACTTCTTGATTATTTAAAGCGTAAAGATTTAGCTCGTTACACAAGCTTAATCGCTGAGCTTGGCTTACGTCGCTAA